From Pseudorasbora parva isolate DD20220531a chromosome 25, ASM2467924v1, whole genome shotgun sequence, one genomic window encodes:
- the LOC137065106 gene encoding leucine-rich repeat-containing protein 10B: MGNSSRKETEDEGGEEKEKVKEKGDEGEEEEEEEEEEEKVVEDEELPLGVDELLASGDPVLDLSYYKFRRLPRQVLDLEYLEKLYVCGNRLRDVPKGITRLQGLRTLALDFNKIEDVPLSVCKLTNLTCLYLGSNRLMSLPPEVRNLQSLRCLWVESNYFQRFPKQLYDLPNLRSLQIGDNRLRTLPSDLCRMEALRGLWLYGNRFQEFPRVLLKMEQLEILDMDRNRISEFPNLHHLPALRLFSYDHNPVKEPPRVGLEVLIVGEGAEEVLQVRERRREAKERAEKEAEEAAAAAAAAANPVIHGILKKLRMSSALNLAVAKEKETNGSVPSTNPTGDEDEPQNNDNGAEPERQSVAFELGYDDDGLEYEREELICEGEGYDGYEEAELEYERAEMDYEYEGEEQE, from the coding sequence ATGGGCAACTCGTCCCGAAAAGAGACCGAGGACGAAGGGGGAGAGGAAAAGGAGAAGGTTAAAGAGAAAGGAGATgaaggagaggaggaggaggaggaggaggaagaagaagagaagGTCGTGGAGGACGAGGAGCTCCCTCTCGGAGTCGATGAGCTCTTAGCGAGCGGAGATCCCGTGTTGGACCTGAGCTACTACAAGTTTCGACGGCTTCCTCGTCAAGTCCTGGATCTGGAGTACCTGGAGAAGCTCTACGTCTGTGGAAACCGTCTCCGCGACGTCCCTAAAGGCATCACGCGGCTGCAGGGTCTGCGAACCCTGGCACTGGACTTCAATAAAATTGAAGACGTTCCCCTCTCTGTGTGCAAGCTGACCAATCTCACGTGTCTTTACCTGGGAAGCAACCGGCTGATGAGCCTCCCGCCGGAAGTGAGGAACTTGCAGAGTTTGCGTTGCCTCTGGGTGGAGAGCAACTACTTCCAGCGATTCCCCAAGCAGTTGTACGACCTTCCCAATCTACGCTCTCTGCAGATTGGCGACAACCGCCTGCGCACCCTTCCCTCGGACCTATGTCGTATGGAGGCCCTGAGAGGACTCTGGCTGTACGGAAACCGCTTTCAGGAGTTTCCGCGAGTGCTCCTCAAGATGGAGCAGCTGGAGATTCTGGACATGGACCGCAATCGGATATCAGAGTTCCCAAACTTGCATCATCTTCCTGCGCTGAGACTCTTCTCCTACGACCACAACCCTGTGAAGGAGCCCCCGCGCGTCGGGCTGGAGGTGCTCATTGTCGGGGAAGGGGCTGAGGAGGTCCTACAGGttagagagagaaggagagaagcGAAAGAACGCGCAGAGAAGGAAGCGGAGGAGGCGGCGGCGGCTGCGGCGGCGGCTGCTAATCCAGTCATTCACGGAATACTCAAGAAACTCCGAATGAGCTCCGCCCTAAACTTGGCAGTTGCTAAGGAGAAAGAAACAAATGGGTCGGTTCCCTCAACAAACCCAACTGGGGATGAGGATGAACCACAAAATAATGACAATGGGGCAGAGCCTGAGAGACAAAGTGTGGCGTTTGAGCTTGGGTATGATGATGACGGTTTGGAGTATGAAAGGGAGGAGCTAATCTGTGAGGGGGAGGGGTATGACGGCTACGAGGAGGCGGAGTTAGAGTACGAGAGAGCCGAAATGGATTATGAATATGAAGGGGAGGAGCAAGAATAA